From the genome of Phlebotomus papatasi isolate M1 chromosome 2, Ppap_2.1, whole genome shotgun sequence:
cacctttcaccggaaaaatcgccaccTTGAatttattcaaggtcaaaggctcaaattttaactctttcgtctcttttgggactctagtacccaaagaagcatatgaatattctatgaaaaacaatgtttttttaattattcagaactaatataaatccgattcttgtggatgattacaaactataaggatgtccgaatgtgagatattttttgtaggacctcaattaattcctgagcttagatatttttgattaaaaattgtgaaattggcttgcagcatatgctgcggtccggaaagagttaaccggGTTTGGtccaataaataattaaaatgttaatgattTTTAAGTGCCTTCTTCTTGAAGATGgttttatgatgatttataaacaaattttaagCCTCGGATGCTTTGtcattcctcttttttttttctctttaaatttagCAAAAACTCATAAAAACGGTTAAGAACGTCAAGAAACACTCTCCCTAGAGCTGTTTCTCAATTAATTGGGGCATGTCCGgactcatttgaaaggtctGGAAATTTTAGATAAGTTTAAGCTAAATCCAATCAGATATAAATTGGTAATAAACTGAGAATTTACcaaaagataatttttaatttaattgatttagttacagtagactctcgcaaattcggctcttttaagatcgggctactttttaattcaggcagcggttacatttgaaaaaagtttgttttggtgctcaaatttagcatggtttgtcttagttttgatgtgattttgcattattgagggattttcatgcaatttacgatatatcagtgtgtaaactcaatatctataatgcacatgtcgcccgaatttctgcctaattcggctgacatttcggtcctttatacccgaatttgagagagtctactgtatatggtGTTGAGTATAGATTATGTTGAACATTTTAcgataattttgcattttaagcTGTAGGTAGGGGAAGCCTTCAGACTTcgaacatttcaatttttttctgttatattcctctttaaccctttaaggacgattggaacaccggtgtcccataaagaaataatttttcctgacttacCTAAAGGTTTTTTTCCTATGTCTGTACATaagtgtaaagtagaaggtttgaaggaatctagaatagtttttgcaagtctttagctatttgttatatagtaaatatttaactattAGAAAGACCGACGTATTATCACTTCTTGAGAGTTAATCCGGTGTTCGTCGGGTGGGAGAGGAATAGCCCAGAATAGAAGTCTTTTCTTCCCattttttttcccaaagctttcggtgcACTACGCACATTCTTCAGTGGCTGAAGGAAatgtttttattcaaaaattaatattgatttaCATTAACTCTTTTTCACACTTACTCGAAAATGTCACAAAACATCTGGGGCAACGTCTTAATTCGGGACAGAACGGATGTCTTCATTGGATACAGATATCACGAGTCACACACTTAACAAAAATTCTACAGCGAGAGTCTcctatttttcctattttctgtctataataaattttctttttcttggcgCTCTATTCTGGTTTTCTTTGTGCGGGAAACTGGAGTTTGACCTTCTTTGAATAATTATCTTAAATTGGCAGTTTGGATCAAGTTTTTGGATTTCTAAACTTGTTTCCTAATCATCTTGCATGCATGTCATCCATCTCATCGAGCAAAGCTGCATATGCTGCACTGATGCTTGCACAGAGGAACCAACAttgaaggaaaaagtcgtttttctgcttttgtagtggtcGTCGCCAGGATTTGAAAAAAACGTCGCCGAGATTGATTTTTAAAGCCAATTTATGAAGTTCAATTAATGAAATTCCAATATAAATTGGtgtaaacataaagaaaatagtttttagaattagtttagtgACATAGAATTGATTAAAAGGCGTGATTTGATAGTAAAAATGGGCTAAATATGGGTCACCCagcgacttttgcaacatttcataattcgtggaaaattatgaaaatcacGTGGAATatcggtgatttatgaattagaaaagaaaattggagagttttggaagcatttgtgactatttattttttatattgtccGTGAAAAATCCTCaggaaaatgtcttgaaaaagtgCTTGCTTTGCTCGAAGAAATGCACCAAGATGGTTCAGTTGTCAAATAGAAGATGGCGGACAGTGCCCTTTAGGACATTTCTCTTGATGTTTTTACGTCATTTTGCACGGAAGTAAGTGAATTTCCCCAGTAAGTTCAttacaaattattaaagaagtttccagtgaagagatttgtgagaaaattctgtgatttttcctgttttttcttgtgtatttttagtgtgaaaattgcCCTGCAAAAAGAGCATGCAAACtacatttttcatttgttttgggGCTCTTGGGGGTTTTTCTTAATCATCCTGGCATTCTAACTTCTCTGGAGGGGGCCCTAGAAGTACTAGGTAGCCTCCCAGACAATCCGTGTGCTGTTTCGAAGCCCTCCGGACACCGAAATTCATTCCATTAGATCACCATAAGTGTCATTGACtcgaaaaaatcctttttatccTTCTAGAAAAAGGGATAAATCTCACATCTCTTACATtgtaaggattctagaatagtttctttttcaatgtaaaggaagaaaagaataaaaatattataagaaacattaaaattttccaattttgtaTTAGTGTTCGTTAACCCATTGTCTTTTGGTCTCAAAAAAACACGCAAGtttcacaaatttatcacaattatcgcattttttatattcattagACCTCTTTCAACAAAATTAGGCAAGAAGAATTCctcaagaataataaaaattcctaaaaacattaaaaattaaatgcaacaccagccactttttttagtgttgccagattcaaatgcaaaaacgactttttcctttagtagtGGTTCCTCTGGCTTGCACATTCCGCTCTTTTGTTTACAATCCGGTCAATCTTTTTCTTGATCCAAAGTGCCTTCAGGAACAATCTCTTCTCTCGGTGTGAATGAGCATCGATAATCCTTGTGGAGTCAAAATCAAATTGGTGCCCCGTCCTTGCAGTGTGTGcgcataaatatttaagctcaaaaatggcgaatttttaaattctcaaattcataattgattttatttattttttatactttcaatttttttttaagcaaaacccttttggcaataaaaactacaatactcatacgtcatatttttcattaaagcgaaaattattattcattggtattgtcagaaaaattattttaaatttttgggctatttttgtccctattgttcatagaagcacaaaatacaccgaatcagactctgttggactttccaaggttagatgtaaaacttatcattgattatatttctcagtttaatttttattgttgattttcagtccgtaaaaagtgtctcgtcggtcgttaaagggttaatgtttATAGAGTCTgatattgtaatattttataattagaGTATTAAGTCAcacgtttcctgaaaaaaaatcaaagacgtAAAATGATGCAGATCCCACAACATGAGCATGAAGAGCATGAAGCAAATGCTTCAAATGCCAAGTCTGCCAGGTGAATGGGGTAGGGGAAATTACTCTCCCcacgaacgttcatgccttcgaataatgtgaattttcttttatttttcctaagaaacttgcacatttttattaaatattagtttgtttattatcaatttattgataattgcGTGATAATTATATGtaattctcttaggaaaaataaaaaaaaatcacattattcgaaggcatgaacgttcgaagggagagtactttcccctatgaacCACTGAAAtgctaataaaataaaacttttttgctGAACAaacataacaatttttttattaattttattaattttcatgcaCGCAAACTTGAAATTTCACGAGATTTTCCtagtaaaattctttaaattggaCTAAGAAGCTTCTGAATGGCTATTGGATTTCTTCTCACGACGACTCTTGAGGATGCTGGTAATGAAGAATTCGCCGGCTTTGTAGGAGCTCCTCACAAGGGGACCACTGGCGGTATAAAGGAATCCTAGTTCATTGCCCTTCTCTTCCCACTGTTTAAACTTCGCCGGTGTCACGTACTCATTGACTTTGAGGTGCCTCTTTGTGGGTTGCATGTACTGGCCAAGAGTGAGACAGTCAACTCCTGCATCCCGTAAATCCCTCATTGTCTGCTCAATTTGTTCATCTGTCTCCCCAAGGCCCAGCATAATTGAGGATTTTGTGACGAGATTCGGATTGATGTCTTTAGCTTCTTTGAGGACTTTCAGAGTTTGACGGTAGTTTGCTCGTCTATCCCTCACGAATGGTGTCAGATCCTCAACTGTCTCAATATTGTGGGCATAGACATCCAAGCCAGACTCTGCCACTGCTACCACGGAGTCCCTATTCCCGCGGAAGTCCGGCACAAGACACTCCACGAAGATGTTAGGATTGCGTTTTTTAATCTCCCGGACAGTTTCAGCAATGTGATTTGCTCCTCCATCTGCCAGATCGTCCCTGTCCACAGATGTCAGAACAATGTAGTCCAGTCCCCAACTGGCAATGGCTTTGGCTGTCTTTTTAGGCTCCTCAGTGTCCAATGGAGGAGGATTCCGGGCTGTTTTGACCGAACAGAATCTACAGCCACGTGTACAGGTATCTCCCATTAGCATTATTGTGGCTGTTTGAGTCCCATGTTCTCCACCTCCCCAACATTCCCCGATATTTGGACACCGGGCTTCTTCGCACACTGTGGCCAGATTAAGTTCCCTGAGCTGCTCTTTGATCTTGCTGAAGTTCTTCCCAATTGGAATTGTTGTTTTTAGCCATGGAGGCAACCTCAAGCGCTCAGTCTCATTCTTCTCCCGCCTCAGCTTTCCCTCGTATTCCTCCCACTCACTCCGGCTGTGCGTGGGATTCTGCACAAAGTCCTGGAAATTTGGTCCCGTGGCCAGGCGCTCTCGAATTTTCGTCAGACTAGCGCTGTCATGCTTACATCGCACGAGCACCTGGGAAATAGCAATTTCTTTGAATTCTGGATGGGGATTATGCAagatttttactgatttttactTACAGTTAATTTTGGAGATTGTCGCAACATTTTTAGCACTAGCTGCCTTTTGTTTTGATAACTCTTGGTCACTAAAACTGATAAGTAACAATTATGTAAATAACAtggtcaagggggagatattaggttggaagtggtgtacagctgggatatgaagtgcttggaagtgcttggaagtctttggaagtgggagtgtccgaaaataaagtATTCTCTGTTTATTTTCGTATTTTGCAGActattcgtcagttaaatcagcatttgtcgtaacttcatttcaTATCTGGAATTTCATATTTGGAATTGGCGTTTATCCTGtctattttttcagagtaaactcaATTAACCTTTTTAAATGTGACAATAAACTTTTAGCGGAttaatcaacttttggaaaacaattatttttgatacggtattaaataattttttttaaatgcataaaTAATATCTATGAATTGAAAGCaagtcatttgcaaaaagaaaaaaattaaaaagtatttttttatcattcttTCTACCTGATTTTTCGAATGTAACATTGTCAAGAAATGGCCGATACTGCGctaaattagttgttgcactcgttgAACTCGTACTTTTGGTCTCTTATAGACTTTTCAATACAGTTTCAATCACAAATTCATTCTTTCATTCATTCATCACAAATGAATTCTTtggtttcaataaattagaaacgaCAATAGGggaggttttgcaccttcgtaacgtcgcaggttcgtaaatgttgattttttccaagttactaaatgaatatcatccatggtcatatattctaatagctaatcccatatctcacatttcctgacaaacttgggagcctaggcctttttcctgggtcctaggagcaaaaataaaaaaatgggtctaaaatcgtaattccgatgtgtattattttatgcattttttcacgcttcaagagtgttttcgaagaaaaacaacattccaagttatagaaggtttatcagggttaatatttaccgtgaaaatgtTTCGCTCGAAGGGGGACATTTTTGTGGGCGGAGGaaatttcacaaagattgcCTTCTCTGCAGATTCGTAAAAATATCagtcaaaattattgaccaccAACTCTGAGAATTCCTGACTGTTTTAGGTCACACTGTGCATGCCGCTCTGGATATTTtgacccatccagagattccactgaacaagttgacaagaaaattgggatattacaacatttttcaagaaaatctcgaagaaaaacacgcacttccacagcaaagtgagacttcatcagatgtttttgtttcgcttctgtcaaatcaaacatcaagcctaaatctgcttatggtaggtgtatggtagaatttttcatacaatttgctttgttttcaagcggagttttcctcatttaactttaaattaatcactggtaattctaagaatcactgatgttcaaaaaatgttctgtaagacagttTCGAAGTATTAGGGAAAatacgaggattacaataggtgtgattgctgctttctgatttgtgctgtaatgaaactagactgtttatggtagatgtgattcttttattgccACTTCGGTGTATTTCGagtatttttcatccaattttccttgttttaaagtggaacttcccacatttcattttaaattggtggctggtaattttcgaaatcagttatatccgaaatatgttctgtaagactgtttggaagtgtcagagaaaatccgaggattacaataggtgtgattataagagaatcacacctaaccgagctctgaactgactgtcagaatgcacggaaaaaatgggtttttgagtgtcaaaaaacatgtgttagaaaaatagcttataattgaattttaatgcgtgatacctcctacaaatggtgaaaacaagtagatgaaagttccatctaagtattGATGCCCAAATTTTGGTGTCCGATGTAATGTTttaggggaaaatgaggcctacaaaGGTGGGAAAAAATGGTACGAAGCAGAGTTAAACCGGacacattcgtaaaaaatgctagtacattttcattttcctgtagaggaaaatccaaggacttccaggaattttgtgaggcagaattacgAACcaaataagtaagagatttttttttatatagtgatataattgattcggtttgtgtggtattcagtaaaaagtcttaaatcttggactccttttttaatacgaacctgaAAAATCTTCCCCTCTCTTGGAAAATTcatagaaagaaattctgttggttgtaaaacacagataatattaatccattccttaccatggtattatacatcatacgcaaattgagtgattttagatgatttatttctggggaacttttatccgaattgctgtcgggaatggatttttagtaactttagttcttcaattacttaggAAAAATGGtctgacagagatgaaaatacattttgttattgttttctttcttCGCGGagggtcatgcaaaatttttgctcaaaatggcggacggaaaattcgacatcccatcgaatttgttaaaattgaccttcatcctcttttctgatttgaattctagttgccaatttgttttattggatagatactctatctaaatcaatagagtttgtaatgaattaaggcacagaatttaaattcagcgaccgttaagacgtgtgtttgacaggggctccccgcacccccgtaataaataaaaaagttttcttttcaaaaaaatcatctattaatctgtaggaaactaatcccaaaatatgaacattctatctcaagtatttctggtacattgactgaatgggttaaaatatcATTAGTGTGAAAGACTATCTGCtgcaagaaattcaaaatataagcaaaatatataaagcttaattagatttttcataataaataaataaattattgattcctaagCACGAAGAGTGCATGGGAGTGCAAGAAGTATTGAATGCAGCATTTTTGGGAGTCTTCTGAAATGTTGGAAGTGTAAAGAgcttttccatacaaaattgtggaagtgtctggaagtgatgtacacattttcaccttaATATCTCTCCCTTGAACACGATGAATTTCATCGATTTCCCCGGATTCCCCGCGCAGCCCGCATGCGCATAACCTCAATTGAGTGACAAGTGGAAGTGCGTCCAGGTTCCCGGACAAGAGTAATTTATCCTAAAAAATGGTCAATAAGGAAACTTCTGAGAAGGAATCCAGTGAGAAGAAGCGCAGGAGGACCACGACTTCATCCTCATCCAATGATACAACGCCCTCGAAGATTTCCAAAGAGGAAAATGTTTACTTGGTATGgtgattttgtttttgatattttcctgGAAGGTAAGAATTTTTTATCCCTTTTTTCTACAGAATGCCATCAAGTTCGAGGAGCAGGAGGCTTCTAAGAGATCTCCAGAGAAAGATTCCAAGCTGTATCATCAAACTTGTGAGGATTTGCGTAAGATCTTTTCTGATGTGTATGCCCTGAAGAAGGATCCGGAAAAGAATCGTCATGAGATTGCTGAGAAACGCGTGGATGGTTCCATGATGGTGGTGTTGCTGAAGAAACTCAATCGTCTGGATAAGCTACGCATAAGATCGGGCAGAGATTCACTGCATCGGGAAAAGCTCAATGTTGACAGCAATCGTCTGCAGCTGCAGAATCTCCTGTATGAGGCTGATCATCTGAAGCGTGAAGTGCAGCGTTGCTATCAATTCAAGAGTCAGGATGAGGACATTGACCTAGTTTCCGTGGAGGAATTCTATGAAAAAGCTCCAGAGAGCATTTCCCGTCCGGAAAAAACCAAGAACGACGAGCATGCTCGAAGATTGGCACGTCTGGAGTGGGAATTGCAGCAGCGGAAGGAACTGGCGACGCTCTACAAGGATTTGCAGGCATCGAAGGAATTGGTGGCTGAGGACATAAACAGTAAGGCTGAGCGTTTGGCATCATTGGCTCCTCGGCTACAGAGTCTCCTTAAGGCTACTCGTCCACTCCAGGAAGCTCTGGAAATGGGAGTGGAGAAGGAATGGGAAGTGCAGAAGCTCGCACGACTTCTTCCACGTCCTCTGTATCTGTTCTATTCGAATGCTCAGGGATTTGCAGATGCCTGCGATAAATACATGGCCATATCAATTGACGGGGACGAGGAGGAAGCCAAACAAATTGAAGATTCCACCAAGGAAACTCAGGAAGACTCCGAGGACAATCCAGCTGATTCGGACAATGAAGACAATGAGGCCGATAAGAGTCATCATCGTGGACGTCTGTCCAAGACACTGATTCTCGAACAGAAGCGCACAAATCTCTTCAAGCCCCATCCTCTGAGTGTCACAGTCAGTCTCTCCTCCAAGGACAAAAGCAAGGGAATCCTTTCCATCATCTTCAATTTCCTTCCGGAATTGGGAATCGTGGCTGCCCGGTGCAAAGTCCGGGAGGTGCAAAACGTCGGTGTCAGTGCAGGAGACGTCATAAATCCTGGAAGTCTCTTAAATTGTCTCTTCCCTGATGACTACGGTAGCGAAAGTCCGAGTTCCAGGAGCAAATTTCAGCTGGAAGCTGTTGGACTCGAGGCCAATCGGATGATCTCAATGCTCCTAGAGAAGCGACTAGGGAAGCCCTACAGATGGGCTCAGCGCGTCTGTGGCCTGGAAATGTCACCTAAGGGAGATGTCCTGGCATCCGATGATCTCTCTCAGACATCCATGTCCAGTGTTATTAAGCAAATCCGGAGTCGCTGGACATCCCGGGTAAATCTCTATAGGCAAATTGTGACACTCGAGGCTGGAAATATAGACCTTCCCAAGAATCATCCCGATGAAAAAGTTCCCATGAGGATCTCATGTCGTCTATCTAGCTGGATCGGTTCTACATGGCAGGAATTCAGCTCACATCCCTTCACCAATAAATTCATCGAGGAAAATCTCGTTTCGGAAAATGACCTGTTCTTCCAAGCCACAATCACGCGAGATTCCGCGAAACTGGTCTGTTTTGTTGCCGTAGGATGTGACTTTCCAGCTCAGCTTCCCGTCTGGGCTGTGCGTCTGAACTGGAACGGACAGCACGATGCTACCAACAATCCGGCTGTCAGGGACATGGAATACTGGGTGAACACACTTGAGGAAGGAGTCAAAAGTCGTAAGGCGTGCGTCCTGGTCAGTCAATTGAGAAGAATCATGACATCAATGGACATTCTCCTGGAAACTGAATCAATACTCCGTGCAAAGACAGACTTTCCAGCTGAGAAGACCTTCATCAAGGCCTTCCGGGGGAGGCAGAGATCCCGTCCGTACAGGATGATGGAGAATGGAGGAGGAGTGGTCTACACGCaaatttagaaaagaaattttctccTTGGATTTCTTCATTTGGATTTTAtagaggaatttgataaataaatgagaattttcccaagaaatattatatttttttatttgaagtttttttttgggaattttgggcttgaaatatatttttgtgattCTTGAGTATAATCGTCTCAGCTACTTttacctacacagtaaaaaatgtgtaaaattttactactataatagtgcaaagtcgaccattttagttgtttaattttaaaatgtttaaaaaatgcacaacattttggtaatttattgtcacgtgattgaaaattaccactatttatagttgaaaaattttcaacaacgttgtttaatttgaaaatgtgtaaaaatttgaacacaatagtgtgaaatcggataaattaattatttaattgtgatctgtgtaaaatttctcactgttataatcataaaaatttttcaacaatgtttcgtgatttaaaactgtttgacaaattctaaaaattaccactattatagtataattacagtttttcatattattttagtgtgaaaaaatacacaactttatggtattttttgtcacatgatcaaaaattaacactatttatagtttgatcataatttttaacactattatagtgtgaagccctgtgtatttcaaccaaatttgttgaatttttaaacaaaagttgtgtaaaaattgatgattttccaattaagacttatacttcagtcgagatgctttttatTGAGCAAAAGTCATATggaacataaaatatttatatgcataataagtatatcgtgaagatccaagcatcagatgtaatcatttcgcattaggggagatctcgagtacaggaaaaaccaataaaaatgtctgaaaaggcaaaaaaatcaaaatcttcgaaatgaaaagaaaattcaacaataaacagaattgaacaatttttgaatttacacataaaaattcaacaatttttaaattcaacaattccaaatccaacatcttgaaattcaacaactttaaattaaacaattttaaattaaacactttttccaaatttaacactataatagtggtgtgaaagattacacactataatagtgttaattttttttactgtgtaggccgtaaagtggggcatctttcaattttatagtacttttgaaattaggctttcttattttcaaatggctgcgactttttggtcagtaaaaaattaaatttggtcagtgaaaaatcaaatgtagtcagttaaaaataaaatatggtcggtaaaatattaaatatggtcagtaggGTGtttcaagaaagaaaaaaattttggcacTATTTTCagggtgctctacatgatgagacaagaaagtttttcttggacgaccatatgatcagacgccgtttagaggtggctggaagaccctctctgtagtgtaaaatcaaaaaattgttctacagagagagtcttccagccacctctaaacagcgtctgatcatatggtcgtcaaagaaaaactttcttctctcatcaaatacagcacgcTGAGTATagtgccaaaaatattttaccttgttgaaacaccctaatggtcagtaaaaaactttaaaaaaatcggtagaaaattaaatttggtcagtaaaaaataaaatttggtcagtaaaaaatcaaattttctgtgcttcgggaagatatcagtagcacctgttgaggcaaagggaaattttctgtgctttggaaagttatcagtagcacctgtttaatttttgtacaaaatttagaaaagacgaaatatgaaatacgaaatggtaaaatacgaaatgtactaaaatacgaagttttcgcaatacgaaatgtgcaatactttttatacggatatgcaaagttttaacctttattgatttccttttagttttttattgactaaattattattcactgatcatattttattttccactgattaaatttcacattttactgatttaaaaaaaatgtactgaccaaatttgactttttaccgaccaaatttgacttttctccgaccgaatttgattttttactgaccaaattttatttattgctgaccaaattttatttattactgaccaaattttattttttactgaccaaatttgatttttttactgatcaaatttgacttttcaccgaccaaattttattttttactgaccaatttgaattttttactgatcaaaaagattttgccttttcaaatgaaattgagccacacattcgcaattggtttgtggagctaaattatatcatgataaagtCCAGTTTGCCAGTTTGGTCCAGCTGT
Proteins encoded in this window:
- the LOC129803240 gene encoding lipoyl synthase 1, mitochondrial produces the protein MLRQSPKLTVLVRCKHDSASLTKIRERLATGPNFQDFVQNPTHSRSEWEEYEGKLRREKNETERLRLPPWLKTTIPIGKNFSKIKEQLRELNLATVCEEARCPNIGECWGGGEHGTQTATIMLMGDTCTRGCRFCSVKTARNPPPLDTEEPKKTAKAIASWGLDYIVLTSVDRDDLADGGANHIAETVREIKKRNPNIFVECLVPDFRGNRDSVVAVAESGLDVYAHNIETVEDLTPFVRDRRANYRQTLKVLKEAKDINPNLVTKSSIMLGLGETDEQIEQTMRDLRDAGVDCLTLGQYMQPTKRHLKVNEYVTPAKFKQWEEKGNELGFLYTASGPLVRSSYKAGEFFITSILKSRREKKSNSHSEAS
- the LOC129803203 gene encoding THO complex subunit 5 homolog; the protein is MVNKETSEKESSEKKRRRTTTSSSSNDTTPSKISKEENVYLNAIKFEEQEASKRSPEKDSKLYHQTCEDLRKIFSDVYALKKDPEKNRHEIAEKRVDGSMMVVLLKKLNRLDKLRIRSGRDSLHREKLNVDSNRLQLQNLLYEADHLKREVQRCYQFKSQDEDIDLVSVEEFYEKAPESISRPEKTKNDEHARRLARLEWELQQRKELATLYKDLQASKELVAEDINSKAERLASLAPRLQSLLKATRPLQEALEMGVEKEWEVQKLARLLPRPLYLFYSNAQGFADACDKYMAISIDGDEEEAKQIEDSTKETQEDSEDNPADSDNEDNEADKSHHRGRLSKTLILEQKRTNLFKPHPLSVTVSLSSKDKSKGILSIIFNFLPELGIVAARCKVREVQNVGVSAGDVINPGSLLNCLFPDDYGSESPSSRSKFQLEAVGLEANRMISMLLEKRLGKPYRWAQRVCGLEMSPKGDVLASDDLSQTSMSSVIKQIRSRWTSRVNLYRQIVTLEAGNIDLPKNHPDEKVPMRISCRLSSWIGSTWQEFSSHPFTNKFIEENLVSENDLFFQATITRDSAKLVCFVAVGCDFPAQLPVWAVRLNWNGQHDATNNPAVRDMEYWVNTLEEGVKSRKACVLVSQLRRIMTSMDILLETESILRAKTDFPAEKTFIKAFRGRQRSRPYRMMENGGGVVYTQI